The Nakamurella alba genome includes the window GCAGTGCCGTTGCGCCAGGACGGCAGGCAGATTTACGGGACGTTGTGTTGTTTCGCGAGTGCCGCTCGACCCGACCTGGGGGCAGCGCAGCTGCGGTTCATGGAGTTCCTAGCGGCCATGATGACCCATGTGCTGCGCAGCGGGCACGAAGCGCAACGCGCTCACGACCGCGACCTCGAAACTGTGCACCGTGTGATCGCCGACGGCCAACTACAAATTGCCTTGCAGCCCATCTTCGGCCCTTCCGCAGCCGCGCCGGTAGCCTTCGAAGCGCTCGCAAGGTTTCCGTCCTCAGGATGGTCCACGGAACAATGGTTCATTGTGGCGAACCGGATCGGCGCTGGAGTGGACCTCGAGCTCGCCGCCCTCGCGCAAGCTTTACACGCTTTCAAGTCGATCCATGCCGCCGCTTACCTAACGGTCAACCTGTCCCCGGGCGCACTGGATGATCCACGACTACCAAGCCTACTTGTAGGGCACCCGTGCGGGCGGCTGATCATCGAAGTCACCGAACACGAGCAGGTTGACGATTACCCGCGCCTACGCCGCAACCTGGCCGCACTCCGCAGGCGCGGAGTGAAAGTGGCCGTCGATGACGCCGGGTCCGGGTACGCAGGCATGCGGCATCTGGTCGAATTGGCACCGGACCTGATCAAAATGGACTTCCATCTCACCCACAACATCGACCGTGATCCCGCACGGCAAGCCATGGCCACCGCGCTGGTAGCCTTCGCCGCTTCCACCGGCGCCGCACTGTTGGCCGAGGGAGTAGAAACCGCCGACGAACTGCAAGCCGTCCGCGAACTCGGCATCCCCTACGTCCAAGGATTCCTGCTCGGCCTGCCGGTACTGGTCTCCTCGACCACGGAACGCTGAAAACCGGACTGACTGAAAGCTATGAGGGACCCCGCGCATGTTGCACCTCCTCCCCCCGCACCTCCAACCCCGAGACGTCACCACCGCAACGACAACGACCTTCGTACTGGCCTGGGTGGGCGCGCTAACCAACCTAGTCTTCTCCGTGCTGGACACCGACCTGGTCGGGGCAGGCATCGCAGTGACGGCGGGGCTCCTGATCGCAGCAGCAGCACTCTGGATCCGGCGTGCCAAACGGATTCCCAGCAGCGTCTGGACCGCCATCCCGTTCGTCGCGATTACAGCCATCCTAGTCGTGGACCTGGCCACCCACGACGCATCGGTCCAGGCACAGTTGTTCTTCCTCTTCCCGGTGCTGTTCGCGGCTGTCCAGCTTCGCCGGGTCGGAGCGATCGTGGTGACAACGGCCGCGTTGGCGGCCCTGATCGTTGTCGTCGGTAGTCAGCTGCCCTTCACCGAAGCCGGCCCGGCCATCGGCTACATGGCCGCGGTCATGACCACCACCTCGGTCCTGCTCGTCCTCGCCGGCGAACGACAAGACCGCCTAATCCAACGCCTCCAGCAGCTCGCCGCTGCCGATCCTCTCACCGGATTGGCTACCCGCAACGTACTTGACCAAGCAGCAAGGTCCGCGTTGTCCGGCGCCAACTCAGACAGCGGAACCTGCCTGGCTCTCCTGGACATCGACAACTTCAAGACCATCAACGACACACACGGGCACCCCGCCGGCGACGCGGTACTGGTGCAGCTGGCCACGAGGCTCATGGCTGGGACCCGTCCCACCGACGTCATCGGTCGCCTGGGCGGCGACGAAATCGCTCTCCTACTCCCCGCCTGCACCCTGAACGATGGATCAAGCAGACTCCACCACCTGCTCGACCAACTCCGACAACACCGCTTCCGTATCGACGACATCGATGTCCCGGTAACCGTCAGCGCCGGCATCGCCCACGCACCCACACAGGCCAACGACCTCCGAGAGTTGTACACCGCCGCCGACACCGCCCTCTACCAAGCAAAACGATCGGGAAAAGACCAGATGGCGGTCTGGCGATAAGCCAGACCAGCTGAGGACAGACAGCCGGGACTCAAGGTGGCAGGCTGAGCACGATGAAAGGTTCGCAGGGTTTCGTCGCTGACGATCAGCACTGGCAGGTGCAGCTGCGGCTGCTCATCGGGTTTGTCGCCGCCGAGCACCGGTGGCCGCACCAGTCCCCGCAGACCCCACTCGCGGAACGTCGCTTGGATACTGGCTGGGCAACCAGCGACGCACCAACCCGCCGATCGACCCACACCGGCAACAACAACTCGACGAACAACTGCCCGGCTGACGCCACGGCCGGACAGGGCCGCCGCTCAAGGGTCCGGCCGAGGACCCGGTTCCGGTCAATCAGACCATCGACGGCGTGCCCAACGAACAATTCTGGACAGCGCGACTGACTCATCTTCGCGCGTTCGTCGACGAACACGGCCGCATGCCGCGTCGTACGCCCACTACCCCTTCACAGGAGCGATCCCTGTCCGTGTGGTTGGCCAACCAGCGTCGCTACCTGGCCGCCGGCCATCTAGCACCTCACCGGGAGGAGCAACTCGACATCCTGCTTCCCGCGTGGCGATACTCGACTTCGCTGCCGGTTCCGGGCCAGCGCACCGACGAACTTGCCGTGCTCACCGCGCGACTCATCCGGCGGGAGGCCCGCTGGGCCGACAGCCTCACCCAACTCGTGTCATTCATCCACACCCAGGGGCGACTGCCGCGCAGCACCGCCGATGACCGGGGCGAGCGCCGATTGGCGGACTGGCTCCACACGCAACGGCGCAATCACCGCAAAGGCCTGCTCCAGCAGGGTCGCCGGCATCAACTCGATCAAGCACTGCCGGACTGGCAGCACCACACGACCGCTCCGTTCCCCCCCACGTTCACCCCGCCGGCGCCTACTTCAGATCCTGTCGCTTCCACCGGGCATGAGGCGCCTGGGTCGGCGGCGTGCTCGCGCAGCGGGTTCCAGTCGAACGAGGACAGTTGGATACGGCAGCTCTCGGCCGTCGCCGAATACCTGGCAGCCGCCGTTATCGTCGTCCGGTGTCGGTGATCAACATGCTGGGCCTCACGGAGTAGACGCCACCTTGGGATACAGCGACAACGAGCGAATCTGGGCCACACGGCTGGCCGACGCCGCAGCGTTCCACCGCGAGCACGGCCGACTCCCCTCGGTCCGCCGGTCCGCCGACGACACCGAACTCCGGCTGGCGCGCTGGCTACAGACCCAGCGCGCCAACGATCGCCTGAGAACACTACGATTGGACCGCCGACGCCAGCTGGAACTGAAACTCCCAGATTGGGACCGGAACCCCCGAGGGCCCCTTCACCCTGCGAGCACCCACAACCCGCAGGACGAACCCCCCGCACTGTAGCCAGGCGCGAATTCTCGCGGGAGTGCTCACGGATCGGACCCCTCCGAAAGGATGACGTCATCGTCACGTCGTGTGACTCATGCCCTCTGCGGGTATGGGATCTGCGCAGGTCACCGACGGCTGAGTAAACAGCCTCGATCCGGCGGCCGCCCGGATGGGAGCGGTCGATGTCCACCGACTCAGAAGACCGGCACCGAGGCTCGTGGGGCTTCCAACCCGAAGAGGGCATGTGGGAACAGCGTCTGGCCGAGCTGGTGCAGTTCGCCGCAGACGCAGGGCGTTGGCCTCGTGCGACGGGGAAGGCGCCGATTGCAGAGCGTCGCCTCGGCCAATGGCTCACCACCCAACGCCGTGAACTCCGCGGCTGCGCCTTGACCG containing:
- a CDS encoding sensor domain-containing phosphodiesterase, which codes for MTMEMAPLPGGRGLDGASAAGGDEHLVEQLLDLARLHLDMDLAWVSRFTNTTQVVEAASGDLGRDKVEAGYAAPLEGSYCVRVVNGTLPAVIPNALANPTTAALDITHQLGIGAYVAVPLRQDGRQIYGTLCCFASAARPDLGAAQLRFMEFLAAMMTHVLRSGHEAQRAHDRDLETVHRVIADGQLQIALQPIFGPSAAAPVAFEALARFPSSGWSTEQWFIVANRIGAGVDLELAALAQALHAFKSIHAAAYLTVNLSPGALDDPRLPSLLVGHPCGRLIIEVTEHEQVDDYPRLRRNLAALRRRGVKVAVDDAGSGYAGMRHLVELAPDLIKMDFHLTHNIDRDPARQAMATALVAFAASTGAALLAEGVETADELQAVRELGIPYVQGFLLGLPVLVSSTTER
- a CDS encoding GGDEF domain-containing protein, with product MLDTDLVGAGIAVTAGLLIAAAALWIRRAKRIPSSVWTAIPFVAITAILVVDLATHDASVQAQLFFLFPVLFAAVQLRRVGAIVVTTAALAALIVVVGSQLPFTEAGPAIGYMAAVMTTTSVLLVLAGERQDRLIQRLQQLAAADPLTGLATRNVLDQAARSALSGANSDSGTCLALLDIDNFKTINDTHGHPAGDAVLVQLATRLMAGTRPTDVIGRLGGDEIALLLPACTLNDGSSRLHHLLDQLRQHRFRIDDIDVPVTVSAGIAHAPTQANDLRELYTAADTALYQAKRSGKDQMAVWR
- a CDS encoding helicase associated domain-containing protein, with the protein product MPNEQFWTARLTHLRAFVDEHGRMPRRTPTTPSQERSLSVWLANQRRYLAAGHLAPHREEQLDILLPAWRYSTSLPVPGQRTDELAVLTARLIRREARWADSLTQLVSFIHTQGRLPRSTADDRGERRLADWLHTQRRNHRKGLLQQGRRHQLDQALPDWQHHTTAPFPPTFTPPAPTSDPVASTGHEAPGSAACSRSGFQSNEDSWIRQLSAVAEYLAAAVIVVRCR
- a CDS encoding helicase associated domain-containing protein — translated: MGYSDNERIWATRLADAAAFHREHGRLPSVRRSADDTELRLARWLQTQRANDRLRTLRLDRRRQLELKLPDWDRNPRGPLHPASTHNPQDEPPAL
- a CDS encoding helicase associated domain-containing protein, with the translated sequence MWEQRLAELVQFAADAGRWPRATGKAPIAERRLGQWLTTQRRELRGCALTEHRRRRLDQQLPQWHTAGVITPAPPAPHPHAAP